A segment of the Candidatus Cloacimonadota bacterium genome:
ATACATCGGGATTGGTAAGTTTGGATTTTTAAGCGGCTAATTTTTTTTCAAAAAAATTAAAAAAACCGATCATAAATCGAGATTAATATCTTTCCAATCCTGAAAGGATTGAATGTTAACAACTGGAGAAACAATTTCCTTTTTATTCAAATCTTTCAGAGTTTTATGAAATCGCTCAATTTCTACAATTTTATCCAACAAAAAAAGACTGCTCAGTCAAAAACCGAACAGCCTTTCATATTTTTTGAATATTCTATTTTGCGATATCTTTTGTTTTTATTTTCTCATCTTTATGAACTGTTTCTTTTCCTTCGATAAATTCGATGATCGCCATAGATGCACAATCACCTCTGCGAACACCATTTTTCAAAACACGAGTATAACCACCGTTTCGATCTTCGTATCTGGGAGCAAGTTCATCGAAAACTTTTTTTACGAGAGTTCGATTATTTAAAATTCTGAAAGCAAGCCTGCGATGATGGACTGTTCCCTTTTTTGCATAAGTTATAACTTTTTCAGCTAAACTCCGCATTTCCTTTGCTTTAGCTACGGTTGTATTAATTCTTCCGTGTTCTATTAAAGAAACGACAAGATTTTTTAACATTAATTTTCGCTGGTCACTTACTCGACCGAATTTTTTCCCTCTAACTTTATGTCTCATGGTTTTATCCCTTTTTTACTGTTACCTTTTTTTTTGCCTTGGTGATCTGCCCCTGTTTTCCTTTGACATCAAAACCAAGATGTAGATCATATTTTTCCAGCAGGACATTGATCTCTTCGAGAGATTTCTTGCCAAAATTTCTATATTTCAACATCTCATTTTCTGTTTTCTCGATCAGTTCTCCAATCGTATCAATCTTAGCTGCAGAAAGACAATTACTGCAGCGAACGGAAAGTTCCAGTTCATTCACATTTGTGGATAGTATTTTTTCCATTCTTTCAAGTTCCGGATCCATCTCGACTTCTTCTATATATTGAGGTTCTGTTTCAAACAGAACGATCTTATCATAAAGGTCACGCAAAATTTTTGCAGCAAGATATAAAGAATCTTTAGGATCGATACTTCCATCGGTAGTTATCTCTATTGTTAGTTTATCATAATCGATCCTTTCGTCAACCCTCTGATTTGAAACATTAAAATTGACTTTTGTGATGGGAGAATAAATGGAATCTATCGGAATCACACCAACAGGCTTATCTTCAAGGTTGTGTTTATCTGCAGAAAAATATCCTCTACCAATTCCGGTCCAGAGTTCCATCCTGAAATCCACATCTTCCGTCATCTCCAATAATACAAGATCTTTGTTAATGATCTGTACATTTTGAGTTTCCTGAATATCAGCAGCGGTAACTACACCTGCACCTTTATGTTCTAATATTAACATCTCCTCATCTATTGATTCCGATCTTATCACTAATTTTTTTAATCTTAAGATCAAATCGACAAAATCCGAGTCCGAACCGGGAATAGCAGTAAATTCATGATGCAAACCTTCGATTTTTACAAATCGGATTGCTGCTCCCTGGATCGAGGATAACAGAACTCTTCTTAAAGTATTACCAATTGTTGTAGCAAAACCGGGTTCTAACGGACCAATTTCAAAACTACCAAAAGTTGGGGTGTATGTATTTTCATCTACTTGAACTTTTTCCGGTAATTGTAAAGGTTCAAGAAACATCATAAAACTCTCCTGTTTTAAATCACCAAGAACACGAAATTACACTAATTTCTTTATATCTTCGTGCTTCTTCGTGAACTTTGTGACTGATTTTCTCTGTTTCATAATTATCATAGATGTTTGAAAACTATTTATTTTGAATAATACTCGACAATCAGTCGCTCGTCAACATCCAGAGCTATTTGTTCACGGGTTGGGATGCTGATGATCTTCCCGAAGAATTTATCCTTCGTAACTTCAAACCATTCAAAGTTAGCAACATCTGTCGAAGCTTCGATAGCTTCCTGGATCAATGGTATATTTCTACTTTTTTCTTTGATCACAACTTCATCTCCCGGTCTAACTAAAAAAGAGGGAATGTTTACTTTATGATCATTAACTAAAATATGACCATGACTGATGATCTGTCGTGCAGATTTCCGGGAAGGAGCAAAACCCATGCGAAAAACAATATTGTCGAGACGAGTTTCCAGGAATTGTAATAAATTCTCACCTGTAACTCCTGATTTTTTTGCTGCCATTTTAAAGTATTTTCTGAATTGTCTTTCCAGGACTCCATAAATTCTGCGAACTTTCTGTTTTTCCCTCAGATGAATTCCATAGTCGCTTACCCGTTTCCTGAAACCTTTTGCACTGCCGTGTTCTCCCGGAATGAAAGGTTTTCTTTCAAATGCACATTTATCTGTATTGCAACGAGCGCCTTTGAGGAATAATTTTGTTCCTTCTCTTCTGCATAATTTACATGATGAACCTGTGTATCTTGCCATAGTTATATTCCTTATATTCTTCTTGTTTTTCTCGGTCTGCAGCCATTATGAGGTATAGGTGTAACATCGGTTATGGAAGCAATCTTCAAACCGTTTGAATCCAGAGACCTGATCGCAGATTCTCTTCCACCACCTGGACCTTTGACCATAACTTGAACCTTATTTATTCCCATATCCAGAGCAACTTTTGCTACTTCTGCTGCTGCCAATTGAGCAGCAAACGGTGTACTTTTCTTTGAACCTTTATATCCGATCTTTCCACCGCTTGACCAAGTGAAAACATTTCCTGCTTTATCCGAGAGAGTTACAATAGTATTATTAAAACTGGAGTGGATATGAGCAACACCTTCATTAAATGACAGGCGAGTTCTTTTTTTCTTTGTTTTTTTTTGTACTGTTTTTTTAGCCACTATTTCTCTCCATTTTATTTTTTCCTGCCGGTTACGGAACCTCTTTTGCGTCCTCTTCTGGTTCGGGCATTCGTGTGAGTTCGTTGTCCTCTGACCGGCATCCCTTTTTTATGTCTGAGACCTCGGTAGCAACCGATTTCCATCAAACGCTTGATATCCATTGCTATCTGAGTTCTTAACTCCCCTTCTACCGAGTAATCATTTTGAATTATTTCTCTTAACTTTTTTTCTTCATCGACAGATAGGTCTTTTACTTTTTTATTTTCATCAATTCCTGCTTTTTCTAATATTTCTTGTGAAATTGATTTGCCTATCCCGTAAATATATGTGAGACCAATTACAATTCTTTTATCTTTTGGCAGTTCGATTCCGGATATATGAGCCACTCAAATTCCTCCTTTAAGATTAACCCTGTCTTTGTTTATGTTTGGGATTACTGGGACAAATTACCCGTATAATTCCATTTCTTTTGATAATTTGACAATCTTTACAAATCTTTTTTACAGATGCTCTGACTTTCATTTTTTCTCCTACACTAATTGATATCGTTATTCTTTCTTCGTTCAACCTTGAACCTTTGAACCTTGAACCTTCTTTTCCTATTTATAACGATATGTGATCCTTCCTCTATTCAGATCATAAGGTGATAATTCAACTTTGACCTTGTCTCCGGGAAGAATACGAATATAATGCAATCTCATCTTACCCGAACTATGAGCAAGAATCTCATGACCGTTTTCTAATTCTACTTTAAAAGTCGTATTCGGTAATGCTTCTTTAACTATACCTTCGACTTCGATGACTCCTTCTTTAGCCATTTAAGACCTTCCCCTATTAACATGCAGTTAATATTTCAGGTTCTCCTTCCGTAATTAAAATCGTATGTTCAAAGTGGGCAGATAAAGAATCATCTGCTACAAAAAATTCCCAACCCTTTTCATGAATCCGATGGGTTCCAATATTGACCATCGGTTCAATGGCAATAGTCATTCCTTTCTTCAGTCTGGGACCTTTTCCTCTGATCCCGAAATTAGGTACGATCGGTTCTTCGTGCATTTTTTTTCCGATACCATGACCTGTTAAATTATCTGCTACAAAATATCCTTTCTTTTTGACCAGAGAACTGATCGCAGAAGATATATCCCCGATCCTCGCTCCATGCTTTGCCTGTTCAATTCCAGCATTCAGAGCTTGTTTTGTTATTTCCATCAATTCTTCGGCTTTCCTGGAAACCTCACCTACTTTATAAGTTCTGGCACCATCCCCGCAAAAACCATTTTTAAATGTTCCAACATCGATGCCGATGATATCTCCTTCCTTTAAGATTATTTTTCGGGAAGGAATTCCATGCACTATACACGAATTTACAGATGCACAGATCGAAGCCGGGAAAGGAGATAAACCATAAGCAACATAACCTTTGAAAGCAGGCTTTGCTCCCTGTGAAAGGATATAATCTTCAGCGATCTTATCGATCTCTAAAGTGCTGATTCCCGGTTTGATATAATCTTCCAAGTTTTGAAGCAATTGAGCTACAATGCGATTACTTTCCCGCATTTTCACAATTTCTGCTGCATTTTTAATATGGATCATATTGTTTCAATCATCACTCTATAAAAGAAGTAGAATAAAGAACTAACGTCTTCTTCCCCGCAATTTACCTTTCTTCATGAAACCTTCATAATGACGCATTACCAGGTGAGATTCAATTTGTTGAAGAGTATCCAGAGCAACACCCACAATTATAATCAAACCTGTTCCTCCAAAATAGAATGGCAGGTTAAACCATTTGGACATAAATTCTGGAAGAACGGCAACAAAAGCGAAGAAGATCGCTCCCGGTAGTGTTATTCTCAATAATACATTATTTATATATTCTGATGTTTTCTTTCCCGGTTTTCTGCCCGGAATGAAACCACCGTATTTTTTCATATTTTCAGCCATTTCAATTGGATTAAGCACCATTGCCGTATAAAAATAGGCGAAAAATACAATCAAGCCGACATAAATTACAGTATAAACAAATGCTCCGGGAGATAGAAGTTGAACGACTCCATTCATAAAATCGCTGTCTTTAAAAAAAGTAGCGATCGTTCTCGGGAACATCAAGATCGACTGTGCG
Coding sequences within it:
- a CDS encoding 50S ribosomal protein L17; translation: MRHKVRGKKFGRVSDQRKLMLKNLVVSLIEHGRINTTVAKAKEMRSLAEKVITYAKKGTVHHRRLAFRILNNRTLVKKVFDELAPRYEDRNGGYTRVLKNGVRRGDCASMAIIEFIEGKETVHKDEKIKTKDIAK
- a CDS encoding DNA-directed RNA polymerase subunit alpha, encoding MFLEPLQLPEKVQVDENTYTPTFGSFEIGPLEPGFATTIGNTLRRVLLSSIQGAAIRFVKIEGLHHEFTAIPGSDSDFVDLILRLKKLVIRSESIDEEMLILEHKGAGVVTAADIQETQNVQIINKDLVLLEMTEDVDFRMELWTGIGRGYFSADKHNLEDKPVGVIPIDSIYSPITKVNFNVSNQRVDERIDYDKLTIEITTDGSIDPKDSLYLAAKILRDLYDKIVLFETEPQYIEEVEMDPELERMEKILSTNVNELELSVRCSNCLSAAKIDTIGELIEKTENEMLKYRNFGKKSLEEINVLLEKYDLHLGFDVKGKQGQITKAKKKVTVKKG
- a CDS encoding 30S ribosomal protein S4, whose product is MARYTGSSCKLCRREGTKLFLKGARCNTDKCAFERKPFIPGEHGSAKGFRKRVSDYGIHLREKQKVRRIYGVLERQFRKYFKMAAKKSGVTGENLLQFLETRLDNIVFRMGFAPSRKSARQIISHGHILVNDHKVNIPSFLVRPGDEVVIKEKSRNIPLIQEAIEASTDVANFEWFEVTKDKFFGKIISIPTREQIALDVDERLIVEYYSK
- a CDS encoding 30S ribosomal protein S11, with product MAKKTVQKKTKKKRTRLSFNEGVAHIHSSFNNTIVTLSDKAGNVFTWSSGGKIGYKGSKKSTPFAAQLAAAEVAKVALDMGINKVQVMVKGPGGGRESAIRSLDSNGLKIASITDVTPIPHNGCRPRKTRRI
- a CDS encoding 30S ribosomal protein S13, yielding MAHISGIELPKDKRIVIGLTYIYGIGKSISQEILEKAGIDENKKVKDLSVDEEKKLREIIQNDYSVEGELRTQIAMDIKRLMEIGCYRGLRHKKGMPVRGQRTHTNARTRRGRKRGSVTGRKK
- a CDS encoding 50S ribosomal protein L36; protein product: MKVRASVKKICKDCQIIKRNGIIRVICPSNPKHKQRQG
- a CDS encoding translation initiation factor IF-1; translation: MAKEGVIEVEGIVKEALPNTTFKVELENGHEILAHSSGKMRLHYIRILPGDKVKVELSPYDLNRGRITYRYK
- the map gene encoding type I methionyl aminopeptidase, yielding MIHIKNAAEIVKMRESNRIVAQLLQNLEDYIKPGISTLEIDKIAEDYILSQGAKPAFKGYVAYGLSPFPASICASVNSCIVHGIPSRKIILKEGDIIGIDVGTFKNGFCGDGARTYKVGEVSRKAEELMEITKQALNAGIEQAKHGARIGDISSAISSLVKKKGYFVADNLTGHGIGKKMHEEPIVPNFGIRGKGPRLKKGMTIAIEPMVNIGTHRIHEKGWEFFVADDSLSAHFEHTILITEGEPEILTAC